From Bicyclus anynana chromosome 18, ilBicAnyn1.1, whole genome shotgun sequence, a single genomic window includes:
- the LOC112055836 gene encoding uncharacterized protein LOC112055836: MNLCVNCGIATTSCNTTGRRALNDEMILSVIRRWRTPQPVNNSDYICQACWNLAQTSAIDQPRQLGHRNVCLRCGRSLASRVTHLLHTGSSREIRIYNAIEEWIMPRTIEQGSHICHNCWVAADRAAVHMVSGPSTSSQGSSHEEIQIPAQVLTEPPASQPEEDRNNQPEPTIVLPGYMRAVETERWCFIQGCQRTERYRVPLFTRKMLLNRYKYYVPENNRLCDIHLVIEGWDFLESLRSNCVQNFTAKHIQDMMSLKDVIDCGLLHFDSIDTMGEHVVHTWVGLNKTQFNQMFHEVPQLLEIPKASLALAAYLMKLRTGDSDERLSILLKVSRRTLENWIHKVRDLLTEYFVPRFLGLNHINRQQIIDRNLTIPKALFGNFEGIDRPIVIFDGTYSYIEKSSNYLYQKKTYSLHKYRNLVKPFLIVSTDGHIIDVLGPYPATTSDSDIMKREFSNETLLKEYFIQGDAFILDRGFRDSLPLLHQHGYRTYVPASLEEGETQLSTIEANKSRAVTICRWVVEVVNGRFKRDFKLFRQNYFNVASKNFIKDFKVAAALLNSFHPPIVDRVDAGEILDQINLNMNIENALAEVIINENYNRRRSNFETITVHNDNLNDFPQLTHSELILISLGIYQIKQARSYYGEHVRGNDGYSIEVCREVSSSLLQELSASNRSWLLRGRIQSRHISRKTYFVYILVDSSLRGREAILNYYCNCIVGKRTVGCCAHVMSIIWYLSWARYQENIVPPAQFLDDILIIIEDE, encoded by the exons ATGAATCTTTGTGTGAACTGTGGCATAGCAACTACTAGTTGTAATACCACAGGCCGACGAGCCTTGAATGACGAAATGATTCTCTCAGTGATTCGTCGATGGCGTACACCACAGCCT gTGAACAACAGTGATTATATTTGCCAAGCTTGCTGGAACTTGGCTCAAACATCAGCTATTGATCAACCAAGACAACTTGGCCACCGTAATGTTTGCCTCCGCTGTGGTCGCTCTCTTGCATCTCGAGTCACTCATCTGCTTCACACAGGCTCATCTCGTGAAATAAGAATTTATAATGCTATAGAAGAGTGGATTATGCCTCGAACT ATAGAACAAGGAAGCCACATATGTCATAATTGTTGGGTGGCTGCAGACAGAGCTGCTGTCCATATGGTCTCAGGCCCATCAACTTCTTCCCAAGGAAGCTCCCATGAAGAAATACAGATACCTGCACAAGTTCTAACTGAGCCTCCTGCTAGCCAGCCTGAAGAAGATAGAAACAACCAACCAGAACCTACTATCGTATTACCAGGATATATGAGAGCTGTTGAAACAGAACGTTGGTGCTTTATTCAAGGGTGCCAGAGAACAGAGAGGTATAGAGTTCCTCtttttactagaaaaatgttgctCAATCGTTATAAGTATTATGTTCCTGAGAATAATCGTCTATGTGATATTCATTTAGTTATTGAAGGCTGGGATTTTCTAGAAAGTTTAAGATCTAATTGTGTACAGAATTTTACTGCAAAGCACATCCAGGATATGATGTCCCTAAAAGACGTTATTGATTGTGGATTACTTCATTTTGACAGCATTGATACCATGGGAGAACATGTTGTACATACATGGGTTGGGTTAAACAAAACACAGTTCAACCAAATGTTCCATGAAGTGCCTCAGTTATTAGAAATACCAAAAGCTTCCCTAGCTTTAGCAGCATATCTAATGAAACTTAGAACTGGGGATAGTGATGAACGgttatcaattttattaaaagtttccCGGAGAACACTGGAAAACTGGATACATAAAGTGAGAGACCTACTCACGGAATATTTTGTTCCTAGATTTCTAGGCTTAAATCATATAAATAGACAACAGATAATAGACAGAAATCTCACAATACCAAAAGCATTGTTTGGTAACTTTGAGGGCATTGACAGGCCTATTGTCATTTTTGATGGGACATACTCTTATATTGAAAAAAGTTCAAATTATCTctatcaaaaaaaaacttatagcCTTCATAAATATAGAAATCTGGTAAAACCGTTTTTAATTGTATCTACTGATGGACATATAATAGATGTTCTGGGCCCCTATCCTGCAACTACTTCCGACTCGGATATAATgaaaagagaattttcaaatgaaactctgttaaaggaatattttattcaagGCGATGCCTTTATATTGGACAGGGGCTTCCGTGATTCGTTACCCCTGTTGCATCAACATGGATATAGAACTTATGTGCCTGCATCTTTAGAGGAGGGTGAAACACAACTTTCAACCATTGAAGCAAATAAGTCGAGAGCAGTCACCATATGCCGTTGGGTTGTAGAAGTAGTCAACGGTAGATTTAAACGAGATTTCAAGTTATTTcgccaaaattattttaatgtggctagtaaaaattttattaaagattttaaGGTGGCTGCTGCTTTATTAAACAGTTTTCACCCTCCTATAGTCGATCGTGTAGATGCTGGGGAAATATTAGATCAGATAAATTTGAATATGAATATTGAAAATGCCTTAGCAGAAGTAATTATAAATGAGAACTATAATAGGCGTAGGTCGAATTTCGAAACCATTACTGTGCATAACgataatttaaatgattttccCCAGCTAACCCACAGTGAATTAATTCTCATATCATTAGGTATTTATCAAATTAAGCAGGCACGTTCATATTATGGAGAGCATGTAAGGGGTAACGATGGTTATTCAATAGAAGTGTGCAGGGAGGTCAGCAGTAGCCTACTTCAAGAGCTGTCAGCTTCAAATAGGTCATGGCTACTTCGGGGACGCATACAGTCTAGACATATAAGTCGAAaaacttattttgtttatattttagttgACAGCTCTCTTAGAGGTAGAGAAGcaatattgaattattattgCAATTGCATTGTAGGCAAAAGGACTGTAGGCTGCTGCGCACATGTTATGTCAATAATATGGTACCTTAGTTGGGCTAGGTACCAAGAAAATATAGTACCCCCTGCACAATTCTTAgatgatatattaattataattgaagacgaataa